The following proteins are encoded in a genomic region of Phycisphaerae bacterium:
- a CDS encoding glycosyltransferase has translation MQDWPVTFSMPVGFTVGGFTAWALRLTEHLLEKTPRRVNWVLHDAPPGYIELEPAALPRHPRFTLLRAPSLHHRENWSRWTAAYRTATPSIILPALLEQSYAITAALAMSQAEQLRVVAWNHSDHPYEYTLLSRYAPIAHAFITNSTTCTQNLRSRINNRSNDIRFIPHGVPSPRDTSRGPAAGRPIRLAYGGRIDQIAKRVLDLPSLAHNLYARGIAFEMRIVGDGPVTAELNRLITDWKHERGRGQSAVRQCATIQFESARPPQQMHELWHWADIALLMSAHEGLSVAMLEAMAAGCVPVVSAVESGVGDVIRDGCNGRTFPIGDMNSAAACIESLAADPTRLAALSGAAATTIRDLYDLDQHAVEIERIFQQVESAAPRPWPTTQPVLAEAGGRPGVDTPGELTVPTDAGARLKTLLNEIARRDAGSVAIYGAGRHTRALADVWAESPVEIVAVIDDDPAHHGKTLWGWPIVGPDDVAGLDARHVVISSWLHENDIWERRGALQTSGLTVHRLYGHRRTPIDALITLLVWDAHEAVSRLLESLQSGISELKSWRLFILDQGSGDSTADLLGRFAAAHEDRVTLVRLERNIGYPAGHNLLHRRAIERFDPRFLVTLNSDLVFHDNRWLDSLVSFMDARPKVGIAGPTGVIYQREPAERLGWCRLADADELRDGRFDSISGSLCIIRQSMIDEIGLFDEVFTPGYYEDTDLAIRAKSSGWQLGICPIPHGHHDLGPEKSTSHIKREQLAAEFGNFQKRNRDVFVERWLSGRLPDSPPAEPQAIKPVDTLPARARMADSPIATVPASEVQDQSAIQRRTNIQRHPDARVASTARFDVGPNATLILAAGCQIRDNAHIEVHDEGVVHIGPEAVVGVNNWIQGNGDVTVGELTCLGPNVVILSTTHQIDLAFPIQHQPLSKRRTVIGRDVWIGANTTIAAGVNIADHAVIGANSFVNRDVSEAAIAHGAPAREHARRTVTPKQLRIVFPIAVGFNDRPERCHAVARFFATMGNTLREIGVESWYVCHPRAVKGLDSIRADRKFIREDHRDFGQLLDQMRPDVMFLWNGATDAHQITKRFAEERRIPIRYAELGWLPQSTTMYFDLEGTNARSSIRRLDLSRVAIHPGLDEWLDQWRNQQLSKTPGRAVGDPACSLSEPRAEFCRNGYIFVPLQDERDVNITLASPYPSMNAFVTALSWKFPNERFVVRPHPQFSDVAISPRPNLMVTTEGFLHSWIQHADAVVGINSTVLIESLAWNKPTHSVGAGVTTGLDVMYESDGVEKMTLRREIDSARCDRIRRLLSELIFRRQFDRRDLHILDRLRAAHGVADLLEFAGPTVTRPDPSKPIQSSPMRIPIAAAR, from the coding sequence ATGCAAGACTGGCCTGTCACTTTCTCAATGCCCGTCGGATTCACTGTCGGGGGCTTCACGGCCTGGGCCTTGCGACTCACCGAACACCTTCTTGAGAAAACACCCCGACGCGTAAACTGGGTCCTGCACGACGCTCCCCCCGGGTACATTGAGCTTGAGCCTGCCGCCCTTCCGCGGCACCCGCGCTTCACGCTGCTGCGTGCTCCATCGCTGCACCATCGCGAGAACTGGTCGCGGTGGACCGCGGCGTACCGCACCGCGACGCCTTCGATCATCCTGCCGGCCCTGCTGGAACAAAGTTATGCCATCACTGCGGCACTCGCAATGTCGCAGGCCGAACAGCTCCGCGTCGTGGCATGGAACCACAGCGATCATCCCTACGAATACACCCTGCTGAGCCGATATGCGCCGATCGCCCATGCGTTCATCACCAACTCGACGACATGCACACAGAACCTTCGCTCGCGCATCAACAATCGCAGTAATGACATCCGATTCATCCCGCACGGTGTTCCATCGCCTCGCGACACGTCACGGGGCCCGGCAGCCGGCCGTCCCATCCGCCTCGCGTACGGAGGCAGAATCGACCAGATTGCGAAGCGCGTTCTCGATCTGCCGTCGCTTGCTCACAATCTTTACGCGCGCGGCATCGCATTCGAGATGCGAATCGTCGGCGACGGCCCCGTCACTGCAGAACTCAATCGGCTGATCACGGATTGGAAGCATGAGCGCGGCCGCGGTCAATCGGCGGTTCGTCAATGCGCGACGATTCAATTCGAATCCGCACGTCCGCCCCAGCAGATGCACGAGCTGTGGCACTGGGCCGATATCGCATTGCTCATGTCCGCACACGAAGGTCTCAGCGTCGCAATGCTCGAAGCCATGGCCGCAGGCTGCGTGCCGGTCGTCTCCGCCGTCGAAAGCGGAGTCGGCGACGTCATCCGAGACGGCTGCAACGGTCGCACCTTCCCCATCGGCGACATGAATTCCGCGGCTGCGTGCATCGAGTCACTCGCGGCCGACCCGACGCGCCTCGCCGCGCTTTCTGGAGCGGCCGCGACGACGATCAGGGATCTATACGATCTCGATCAGCACGCCGTCGAAATCGAACGTATCTTTCAACAAGTCGAATCCGCAGCGCCCCGACCCTGGCCGACCACGCAACCGGTGCTGGCCGAAGCCGGCGGCCGACCCGGCGTCGACACCCCAGGTGAGCTGACCGTACCGACCGACGCCGGAGCGCGACTGAAGACGCTGCTCAACGAAATCGCTCGGCGCGACGCCGGTTCGGTCGCAATCTATGGTGCGGGACGACACACCCGTGCTCTGGCCGATGTCTGGGCGGAGTCCCCCGTTGAGATCGTTGCCGTCATCGACGACGACCCGGCTCATCATGGCAAGACCCTTTGGGGCTGGCCGATCGTCGGGCCGGATGATGTCGCAGGTCTCGACGCCCGCCACGTCGTCATTAGTTCATGGCTGCATGAGAACGACATCTGGGAACGCCGGGGCGCGTTGCAGACCTCCGGACTCACTGTACACAGACTTTACGGCCATCGCCGAACTCCAATCGACGCACTCATCACTTTACTGGTCTGGGACGCACATGAGGCGGTCTCCCGGCTGCTTGAATCGCTTCAATCCGGCATCTCTGAACTGAAGTCATGGAGGCTGTTCATACTCGATCAAGGCTCCGGAGACTCCACAGCGGATCTGCTTGGCCGATTCGCAGCGGCGCACGAAGATCGCGTCACGCTTGTACGCCTTGAACGCAACATCGGATACCCGGCTGGGCACAACCTGCTGCACAGGAGGGCGATCGAGCGGTTCGACCCGCGGTTTCTCGTTACGCTCAACAGCGACCTCGTATTTCACGACAACCGCTGGCTCGACTCACTTGTCAGTTTCATGGACGCACGGCCCAAAGTTGGAATTGCCGGTCCAACCGGCGTCATCTACCAACGTGAACCTGCTGAACGCCTCGGCTGGTGCCGCCTGGCTGACGCCGATGAACTTCGCGACGGACGATTCGACAGCATCTCCGGTTCGTTGTGCATTATCCGGCAGTCCATGATCGACGAGATCGGTCTCTTCGACGAAGTTTTCACGCCGGGCTACTACGAGGACACGGATCTCGCGATTCGCGCCAAATCCAGCGGCTGGCAACTCGGGATCTGCCCGATCCCTCACGGACACCACGATCTCGGTCCGGAGAAATCGACGTCGCACATCAAGCGAGAGCAGCTCGCCGCAGAATTCGGCAATTTTCAGAAGCGAAATCGAGATGTGTTTGTCGAACGTTGGCTCTCCGGCAGGTTGCCCGATTCACCGCCCGCCGAACCGCAGGCGATAAAACCGGTCGACACCCTGCCGGCCCGCGCTCGCATGGCTGATTCGCCCATCGCAACCGTCCCCGCATCGGAAGTGCAGGACCAATCGGCCATTCAGCGACGAACCAATATTCAGCGGCATCCCGACGCTCGTGTTGCATCGACTGCCCGGTTCGACGTCGGCCCCAACGCCACGCTCATCCTCGCGGCAGGGTGCCAGATTCGTGACAACGCTCACATCGAAGTCCACGACGAGGGTGTCGTTCACATCGGACCCGAAGCCGTCGTCGGCGTGAACAACTGGATTCAGGGCAACGGCGATGTCACCGTGGGGGAATTGACTTGTCTCGGTCCAAACGTGGTCATCCTGAGCACCACCCATCAGATTGACCTTGCCTTCCCGATCCAGCATCAGCCGCTCTCCAAGCGTCGCACGGTCATCGGCCGCGACGTGTGGATCGGCGCTAACACCACCATCGCCGCGGGCGTCAACATCGCCGATCACGCCGTCATCGGCGCCAACAGTTTCGTCAACCGCGACGTTTCGGAGGCGGCCATCGCCCACGGCGCTCCCGCGCGCGAACACGCTCGCCGAACCGTGACCCCAAAACAACTGAGAATCGTGTTCCCCATCGCAGTCGGCTTTAATGACAGGCCGGAACGATGCCACGCCGTCGCCCGGTTCTTTGCGACGATGGGCAACACGCTGCGCGAGATCGGCGTGGAAAGCTGGTATGTCTGTCACCCAAGGGCCGTAAAAGGACTCGATTCCATCCGTGCCGATCGGAAGTTCATCCGGGAGGATCATCGCGACTTCGGCCAACTGCTCGACCAGATGAGACCGGACGTCATGTTTCTCTGGAACGGCGCGACCGACGCCCATCAAATCACAAAGCGGTTTGCGGAGGAACGCCGGATTCCGATTCGCTACGCCGAGCTGGGATGGCTGCCTCAATCAACGACGATGTACTTCGATCTCGAGGGCACCAATGCCCGCAGTTCCATCCGCAGGCTGGACCTCTCCCGCGTTGCAATTCACCCGGGTCTCGATGAATGGCTCGATCAATGGCGAAATCAGCAACTCTCGAAAACGCCGGGCCGTGCGGTAGGCGATCCGGCCTGCTCACTTTCGGAACCGCGTGCCGAATTCTGCCGCAATGGATACATCTTCGTTCCGCTGCAGGACGAGCGTGACGTGAATATCACGCTTGCTTCGCCCTATCCATCCATGAATGCCTTTGTCACGGCACTTTCATGGAAATTTCCCAATGAGCGGTTCGTCGTGCGGCCACATCCCCAATTCTCCGATGTCGCCATCTCGCCGCGACCCAACCTGATGGTGACCACAGAGGGATTCCTGCACTCATGGATTCAGCATGCCGACGCCGTCGTGGGAATCAACTCGACCGTGCTGATTGAATCGCTGGCGTGGAACAAACCGACACACTCCGTCGGCGCCGGAGTCACCACGGGACTCGACGTGATGTACGAATCAGACGGCGTGGAGAAAATGACACTTCGGCGGGAAATCGATTCGGCCCGATGCGATCGCATTCGACGCCTGCTCAGCGAGCTCATCTTCCGACGACAGTTCGATCGGAGAGACCTGCATATTCTCGACAGGCTCCGTGCCGCGCATGGCGTGGCGGATCTGCTCGAATTCGCCGGCCCAACCGTGACTCGTCCCGACCCCTCGAAGCCGATTCAATCGTCGCCGATGCGCATTCCGATCGCGGCAGCCCGATAG
- a CDS encoding glycosyltransferase family 1 protein — MGTGASITRDQLLTLGREGDSVAFVNIATYALNQDPSDDEIRLMLLQHLAQWGLIARAATICEGFTPPMRDRAEIADLMNQFRSLQHAGAANWENHRATFEANMAVARSRHEWPGEVAAAWQAHGASLDLHRTRDGEWMVCEPAAGAVGSWRPVFGRLRVGATAEELRAGFSGRILAAIAFDGVGLGWPVGSYYEATRDTMLGASPMLFVVEPSLLGLAVSMHLHDWREIIADGRVVWCVGTKASDRFESELIARPHVPLPQNVVVSPSWQTCGDRNVRSIVEAVRKRVSGEHANMKDELRAARSGRDVAWWAARYREAMAAVKSSTRLGRCSAARQEGRPFRVLAMTSRFTTVLQYSTRDAMEALAGIGCETRTLIERDAQSYLAPNQTLKMIREFDPDLIFMIDHTRRSQADHLIEHVPVVTWIQDRLSWLYDEQAGRSMGPLDFCMGQGSDELVRRYGYPADRFLPCDMATHTASLVPRADRPDPDKFDCDIAYATHASETPEVFHAAVRERVESPAVRQLFDAVYEMIRARSIRGDLNGSLKCESLVQRASDAMGGTASPEMIDRIASEFARPLCDRFLRHETIGWAADWAERTGGRLHLYGNGWDRHPRFARFARGALSHGWELGAAFRRARVNLHAGNNCALHQRVLDGLAAGGFFLIRKHGADVSHRVARAIYEHLKVTGATLPAEVRDENLPESLRAEYIELRRYNGFDKNEPFVQTHQHWEQYERIFVTGAVQLAGQVWPDLDRVVFATAEEFEERVNYFMTQIEEREAIASAMRCRAVEKFGYESLMRRMLSWMTDRLSEASRSGISRDVGEAPVRKCEVARRGEAGVGAAIVSGV, encoded by the coding sequence TTGGGAACGGGTGCATCCATCACGCGCGATCAGTTGCTCACGCTGGGGCGGGAGGGGGACAGCGTCGCATTCGTCAATATCGCGACCTATGCGCTGAATCAAGACCCGTCAGACGACGAAATTCGACTTATGCTCCTGCAGCATCTTGCGCAATGGGGGCTGATCGCGCGGGCGGCCACGATTTGCGAGGGATTCACGCCACCAATGCGAGATCGCGCAGAAATTGCCGATCTCATGAATCAGTTTCGTTCTCTTCAGCATGCCGGCGCAGCAAACTGGGAGAATCATCGCGCGACCTTTGAAGCCAACATGGCCGTGGCTCGGTCGCGACACGAATGGCCAGGGGAGGTTGCTGCGGCCTGGCAAGCCCACGGAGCATCGCTTGACCTGCATCGAACGCGCGATGGCGAATGGATGGTGTGCGAGCCGGCTGCCGGGGCGGTCGGATCGTGGCGGCCGGTGTTTGGACGCCTTCGCGTCGGTGCGACGGCGGAGGAGCTTCGGGCCGGTTTCTCGGGGAGGATTCTGGCGGCGATCGCGTTTGACGGGGTCGGGCTTGGATGGCCGGTCGGTTCTTACTACGAAGCGACGCGCGACACGATGTTGGGCGCGAGTCCGATGTTGTTCGTGGTGGAGCCAAGCCTGCTGGGTCTGGCCGTTTCGATGCATTTGCACGATTGGCGGGAGATCATTGCGGACGGGCGGGTTGTCTGGTGCGTGGGCACGAAAGCGTCAGATCGGTTTGAGTCAGAGCTGATTGCTCGGCCGCATGTGCCGTTACCGCAGAATGTGGTGGTGTCTCCATCGTGGCAGACGTGCGGTGATCGAAATGTGCGATCGATTGTGGAGGCTGTGCGCAAACGGGTCTCGGGCGAACATGCAAACATGAAGGATGAATTACGTGCGGCACGGTCAGGGCGGGACGTCGCATGGTGGGCAGCCCGTTACCGCGAGGCGATGGCGGCCGTCAAATCAAGCACCCGACTCGGTCGCTGTTCGGCTGCGCGGCAGGAAGGGCGACCGTTTCGCGTGCTGGCAATGACGAGCCGGTTTACGACGGTGTTACAGTATTCAACGCGTGACGCGATGGAAGCACTGGCGGGGATCGGCTGCGAGACGCGAACGCTGATCGAACGCGATGCACAGAGTTACCTGGCGCCGAACCAGACATTGAAAATGATTCGCGAATTCGACCCGGACCTGATTTTCATGATTGATCACACCCGGCGATCGCAGGCCGATCATTTGATCGAGCACGTGCCGGTCGTGACTTGGATACAGGATCGCCTGTCATGGTTGTACGACGAGCAGGCCGGCCGCTCGATGGGGCCGCTCGATTTCTGCATGGGACAGGGATCGGATGAACTGGTACGGCGTTACGGCTATCCGGCGGACCGGTTCCTCCCGTGTGACATGGCGACGCACACCGCTTCGCTTGTGCCGCGAGCGGATCGACCTGATCCAGACAAATTCGACTGCGACATTGCGTATGCAACGCATGCGTCGGAGACGCCGGAGGTATTTCACGCGGCGGTGCGCGAGCGCGTGGAATCCCCCGCGGTGCGGCAGCTTTTCGATGCCGTGTACGAAATGATTCGGGCGCGGTCGATCCGTGGCGACTTGAACGGATCGCTGAAATGTGAATCGCTTGTACAGCGCGCGTCCGATGCCATGGGCGGGACGGCGAGTCCGGAGATGATCGACCGAATCGCATCCGAGTTTGCGAGGCCGCTCTGTGATCGCTTCCTTCGTCATGAGACGATCGGCTGGGCGGCCGATTGGGCGGAGCGGACGGGCGGCCGGCTTCATCTGTACGGCAACGGCTGGGATCGGCATCCTCGGTTTGCACGATTTGCGCGAGGGGCCCTGTCTCATGGTTGGGAACTGGGCGCCGCGTTTCGTCGGGCGCGAGTGAATCTGCACGCCGGAAACAATTGCGCGCTGCATCAGCGTGTCCTCGACGGGCTGGCGGCCGGCGGTTTCTTCCTGATCCGTAAGCATGGTGCGGATGTGTCCCATCGCGTGGCTCGGGCGATTTACGAACACCTGAAAGTGACCGGTGCGACGCTTCCGGCGGAGGTTCGTGACGAGAATCTTCCCGAAAGCCTGCGAGCCGAGTACATCGAACTTCGACGCTACAACGGATTTGATAAGAACGAGCCGTTTGTACAGACGCATCAACACTGGGAGCAGTACGAGCGTATTTTTGTCACCGGAGCGGTCCAACTGGCCGGCCAGGTCTGGCCGGATCTGGATCGGGTGGTGTTTGCGACTGCCGAGGAGTTTGAGGAGCGTGTGAACTACTTTATGACGCAAATCGAGGAGCGAGAGGCCATTGCGTCTGCGATGCGATGTCGAGCGGTCGAGAAGTTTGGATACGAGTCCTTGATGAGGCGGATGCTTTCCTGGATGACCGATCGATTGTCCGAAGCGTCTCGCTCCGGGATCTCAAGGGATGTCGGCGAGGCACCTGTTAGAAAATGCGAAGTGGCTCGTCGTGGTGAAGCCGGCGTCGGTGCCGCGATCGTCTCAGGAGTCTGA
- the trpC gene encoding indole-3-glycerol phosphate synthase TrpC has protein sequence MAATILDTIIENKRRELAGTMSARPLDQVRRDALTAAPSRDFHRAVFGPAAADDIRLIAEIKKASPSAGMIREDFDPVAIGRAYETAGASALSILTDRAYFRGDVAFIEAVKRSVSIPVLQKDFIVDPYQIFESRAAGADAVLLIASVLSPPEIDALSAISHQLGMSTLIEVHNEAELRAVLPFIGAARRNLLGINNRDLKIQKTDLDTTRRLAALVPPGTPFVAESGIASREDVLTVQQHGAAAMLVGEVLMRARDIAHETRVLLGRPA, from the coding sequence ATGGCCGCAACGATATTGGATACGATCATCGAAAACAAACGGCGAGAATTGGCCGGGACCATGTCCGCGCGACCCCTCGACCAGGTCCGTCGCGATGCCCTGACCGCTGCGCCTTCAAGAGACTTTCATCGGGCGGTATTCGGGCCGGCAGCCGCCGATGACATTCGATTGATCGCCGAGATTAAGAAGGCATCACCTTCCGCAGGCATGATTCGCGAGGATTTCGACCCTGTCGCGATCGGTCGGGCCTACGAAACCGCCGGCGCGTCGGCCCTGAGCATTCTGACGGACCGCGCCTATTTCCGCGGTGACGTCGCTTTCATTGAAGCCGTCAAAAGGAGCGTCTCCATCCCCGTCCTGCAAAAAGATTTCATCGTCGATCCGTATCAGATTTTTGAGAGCCGGGCGGCCGGCGCAGACGCGGTGTTGCTGATCGCATCGGTGCTCTCTCCACCCGAGATCGACGCGCTCTCTGCGATATCCCATCAGCTCGGGATGTCGACACTGATCGAGGTGCACAACGAAGCCGAGCTGCGCGCCGTGCTTCCCTTCATTGGTGCGGCACGAAGAAACCTGCTCGGCATCAACAACCGCGATCTGAAGATTCAGAAGACGGATCTGGACACCACCCGCCGCCTAGCTGCCCTGGTCCCACCGGGTACGCCCTTCGTCGCAGAGAGTGGCATTGCCTCGCGGGAAGACGTCCTGACCGTGCAACAACACGGCGCGGCAGCCATGCTCGTCGGTGAGGTCCTGATGCGGGCTCGCGATATCGCTCATGAGACCCGCGTATTGCTCGGACGCCCGGCGTAG
- a CDS encoding PTS sugar transporter subunit IIA, whose protein sequence is MTVSEVAASLHVSAREVVRMADAGILPAMKVKEVWHFRSGEILNWIEKHLHSLPERRRRDRDPFAPGDLLIAPTLREEAVEIKLPAKTKASVLRELARLAESADPCIDAASLTEALVEREERGSTALQDGIAVPHPAKTVYSEGPVLAAARTPGGIAFGQRDGGLTDLFFLVCCPEPKTHLLYLGRLCRLLLDPELQDQLRTAETRSDFVDAICCAETRLCGQD, encoded by the coding sequence ATGACAGTCAGTGAGGTGGCCGCGAGCCTGCATGTCAGCGCGCGTGAAGTCGTCCGCATGGCGGACGCCGGCATACTCCCTGCCATGAAAGTGAAGGAAGTCTGGCACTTCCGCTCCGGAGAGATTCTGAATTGGATCGAAAAGCACCTCCACTCGCTACCCGAGCGACGCCGAAGGGACCGCGACCCATTCGCACCGGGTGACTTGCTTATTGCACCCACACTGCGTGAGGAGGCCGTTGAAATCAAGCTGCCTGCAAAGACGAAGGCCTCCGTCCTTCGCGAACTCGCAAGACTCGCCGAATCGGCCGATCCGTGTATCGATGCCGCATCGCTCACCGAAGCGCTTGTCGAACGGGAGGAACGCGGCTCGACCGCCCTGCAGGACGGGATCGCCGTGCCACACCCTGCAAAGACGGTCTATTCCGAAGGCCCCGTCCTGGCGGCCGCGAGAACGCCCGGAGGCATCGCGTTCGGCCAGCGCGACGGGGGCCTGACAGACCTGTTCTTTCTCGTATGCTGCCCCGAACCGAAGACCCACTTGCTCTATCTTGGCAGACTCTGTCGACTGCTGCTGGACCCCGAACTGCAGGACCAACTGCGCACGGCCGAGACGCGCTCCGATTTTGTCGATGCCATCTGTTGCGCGGAAACCCGTCTCTGCGGACAGGACTAG
- a CDS encoding glycosyltransferase, translating to MNLFDVTVIVPTHGRATKLTRCLSSLTRQKLPPGVRLECIVAIDGGVESRFEQPRELPAETLVLQLPRIGAAAARNAALRKSRGRIVIFTNDDTYAHCDWVKEHLAAHEIIGRPGMVLGETRWMDWPDANVMDGLVRDTSMIFFYDRLESGRSYGFRQFWTCNASAPRDMIDAVGGFEERLRPYLFEDIELAFRIEQSTGCGVYYHSAAANVHDHRVTWADYCHREACLGRMAGRLGAVNPACFESLYGCRDVRALVATYREWLQLDVGDHDAIRQFMEAWAERPLSSVEDWPNTCELLYRAHLPLKRRMFRAAFVDASHSADDSHWQERIAMQTVSI from the coding sequence ATGAATTTGTTCGACGTGACGGTCATCGTTCCGACGCACGGACGCGCGACGAAGCTGACACGCTGCCTGTCGTCGCTTACCAGGCAGAAGCTGCCGCCGGGCGTTCGACTTGAGTGCATCGTTGCGATCGATGGAGGCGTTGAGAGCCGGTTCGAGCAGCCCCGAGAGCTGCCGGCTGAGACGCTTGTGCTGCAATTGCCGCGAATCGGCGCGGCGGCGGCCCGAAACGCGGCCCTTCGCAAGTCGAGGGGGCGCATCGTGATATTCACCAATGACGACACCTATGCGCATTGCGACTGGGTAAAGGAACATCTGGCGGCTCACGAGATCATCGGCCGGCCGGGAATGGTGTTGGGCGAGACGCGATGGATGGACTGGCCGGACGCAAACGTGATGGACGGGCTTGTGCGAGATACGTCCATGATCTTCTTCTACGACAGATTGGAGAGCGGGCGGTCATACGGGTTCCGGCAGTTCTGGACATGCAATGCGTCGGCGCCGCGGGACATGATTGATGCGGTTGGTGGATTCGAGGAGCGATTGCGGCCATATCTATTCGAAGACATCGAGCTTGCGTTTCGAATTGAGCAATCGACGGGCTGCGGCGTGTATTATCACTCTGCGGCAGCCAACGTGCATGATCATCGCGTGACGTGGGCCGATTACTGTCATCGGGAAGCCTGTCTCGGACGAATGGCCGGCCGATTGGGTGCGGTGAATCCGGCATGCTTCGAATCGCTGTATGGATGTCGCGATGTTCGCGCGCTTGTTGCAACATATCGCGAGTGGCTTCAGCTCGATGTCGGCGATCATGATGCCATCCGTCAATTCATGGAAGCATGGGCCGAGCGTCCGCTGTCGAGCGTGGAGGATTGGCCGAATACCTGTGAACTGCTCTATCGGGCGCATCTCCCATTGAAGCGGCGGATGTTTCGCGCCGCTTTCGTCGATGCATCGCACTCTGCGGACGATTCGCATTGGCAGGAGCGGATTGCCATGCAGACCGTTTCGATCTGA
- a CDS encoding CPBP family intramembrane metalloprotease, whose amino-acid sequence MRADQISEIVLLILGSFLLIAGAVRFIAMGGWRRAFALPLLKPIGLTAPDVILAVCLFLLTGSFVLRAASSILPRGESIAPAATSPAPTGPDGGDGTAPDSSELAVRAFADLIAKSILIGLFVSIVYFRLGRAGWADWGLNLSGLPRYCLWAVLVYLAFWPICAGLLMISTTILEWRGWGGEIREHSAILTLQDERTATNVVVMTALGAIVFAPIVEELLFRGLIFRSLQAYYKSTWPAALVSGLLFGMIHVGSPQTVVPLVFFGILLAAAYARTGSLAFTILIHAVFNAKTVIWLLLGTRA is encoded by the coding sequence ATGCGAGCCGATCAGATCAGCGAAATCGTCCTTCTCATCCTCGGCAGTTTTCTGCTGATAGCCGGTGCGGTGCGATTCATCGCGATGGGTGGTTGGCGACGGGCGTTTGCATTGCCGCTGCTGAAGCCGATCGGACTGACAGCGCCGGACGTCATTCTGGCTGTCTGCCTATTCCTGTTGACGGGATCATTCGTGCTGCGGGCGGCATCTTCGATCTTACCACGCGGTGAGTCGATTGCGCCTGCGGCGACATCGCCTGCGCCGACCGGGCCTGACGGTGGCGATGGAACGGCGCCGGACTCTTCCGAACTGGCGGTGCGAGCGTTCGCGGATCTCATCGCCAAATCGATTCTGATCGGCTTGTTCGTTTCGATTGTCTATTTCCGGTTGGGGCGTGCCGGCTGGGCGGATTGGGGACTGAATCTCTCAGGGTTGCCGCGCTATTGCCTCTGGGCCGTGCTGGTGTATCTGGCATTCTGGCCGATTTGTGCGGGACTGCTGATGATCTCGACGACGATCCTTGAATGGCGTGGTTGGGGCGGAGAGATTCGGGAGCACAGTGCCATCCTGACGCTGCAGGACGAGCGGACCGCGACGAATGTCGTCGTAATGACGGCATTGGGCGCGATTGTATTCGCGCCGATCGTTGAGGAACTGCTCTTTCGCGGCCTCATCTTTCGATCATTGCAGGCGTATTACAAGTCGACATGGCCCGCGGCGCTCGTGAGCGGTCTGCTTTTCGGGATGATTCATGTCGGATCGCCGCAGACCGTGGTTCCGCTGGTGTTCTTCGGGATTCTGCTGGCGGCAGCCTATGCGAGGACAGGCTCACTCGCGTTTACTATCCTGATTCACGCGGTGTTCAATGCCAAGACCGTGATCTGGCTGCTCCTGGGGACCAGGGCCTAG